A stretch of the Neptunomonas phycophila genome encodes the following:
- the ppa gene encoding inorganic diphosphatase, producing the protein MSFAKVSAGKDVPNDIYVIIEIPAESSPVKYEIEKDEDALFVDRFMAAPMFYPANYGYINNTLADDGDAVDVLVLTPYPVVPGSVIRCRPIGVLNMTDEAGEDAKLLAVPHDKLTKMYKDVNDISDLPEMTLARIKHFFENYKGLEEGKWVKLNGWEGADAARAAIIEGVKAYEAAK; encoded by the coding sequence ATGAGCTTTGCAAAAGTATCTGCGGGTAAAGACGTCCCGAACGACATCTACGTAATCATCGAAATTCCAGCGGAAAGCTCGCCGGTTAAATACGAGATAGAAAAAGACGAAGACGCTCTTTTTGTTGACCGCTTCATGGCTGCACCTATGTTCTACCCAGCGAACTATGGTTATATCAACAACACATTAGCTGACGACGGCGATGCGGTAGACGTTTTAGTACTAACGCCTTACCCTGTTGTACCGGGTTCTGTGATTCGTTGCCGCCCAATTGGTGTGCTTAACATGACAGACGAAGCCGGTGAAGATGCCAAATTGCTAGCGGTACCGCACGACAAGCTAACTAAGATGTATAAAGACGTAAATGACATCAGTGACTTGCCTGAAATGACATTAGCACGCATCAAGCATTTCTTCGAAAACTACAAAGGTCTAGAAGAAGGCAAGTGGGTTAAGCTAAATGGCTGGGAAGGTGCTGATGCAGCTCGTGCCGCTATTATAGAAGGTGTAAAAGCTTACGAAGCCGCTAAGTAA
- a CDS encoding Lrp/AsnC family transcriptional regulator: MDIDGLDRKILVHLQRNNRMANVELADRVGLSPPACLKRVKRLREFGVITADVSLLNPKLAGSQMCMIVSIEMERDRGDIYQQFRRSINDAKEVTQCYQVTGEYDFVLIVTVAGIEAFEAFVERVLHADLNIRKFRTAISIRQVKFTTEIAL, from the coding sequence TTGGATATTGATGGGCTTGACCGAAAAATTTTAGTTCACCTACAACGTAATAATCGTATGGCTAATGTAGAGCTAGCAGATCGAGTGGGGTTGTCACCGCCGGCATGCCTAAAGAGAGTGAAACGCTTACGTGAATTCGGTGTTATCACGGCTGATGTTTCTCTGCTGAACCCAAAGCTTGCGGGTAGCCAAATGTGCATGATTGTCTCTATCGAAATGGAGCGGGATCGTGGGGATATCTATCAACAGTTTCGCCGTTCGATTAATGATGCTAAAGAAGTGACTCAGTGTTATCAAGTGACAGGTGAGTATGACTTTGTATTGATTGTTACCGTGGCAGGTATTGAGGCATTTGAGGCATTCGTTGAACGTGTATTACATGCAGATTTGAATATTCGTAAATTCAGAACAGCGATCTCGATTCGTCAGGTGAAATTTACGACTGAGATCGCGTTATAG
- a CDS encoding glutathione S-transferase family protein, with translation MELIIGNKNYSSWSLRAWFMLASFNVDFEETVLPLFTDEFRNKITALSPTGKVPALQDGDLQVWDSLAICEYVNDHYLNGNAWPHNSKSRAIARAICCEMHAGFTALRNEIPMNCRATRYVELSEQAQQDIARIDDLWAALRQEHKADGPWLFGALSIADAMYAPVVSRFKTYGIPLSAESQAYADHVLNSETMQTWYDAALQETLIVKEDEAGTELPNNTDPAT, from the coding sequence ATGGAACTCATCATTGGTAATAAAAACTATTCATCATGGTCATTGCGCGCTTGGTTTATGCTCGCCAGCTTCAACGTCGACTTTGAAGAGACTGTCCTGCCTTTATTCACAGACGAATTCAGGAACAAAATTACAGCCCTGTCACCTACCGGAAAAGTACCCGCCTTGCAGGACGGCGATCTACAGGTTTGGGATTCACTAGCCATCTGTGAATACGTTAACGACCACTATTTAAATGGAAATGCCTGGCCGCACAATTCTAAATCACGGGCTATTGCACGTGCTATCTGCTGCGAAATGCATGCAGGGTTTACAGCGTTGCGCAATGAAATCCCAATGAACTGCCGTGCGACTCGCTATGTTGAACTCTCTGAGCAAGCCCAGCAGGATATTGCCCGCATAGATGATCTGTGGGCAGCTCTACGCCAGGAACATAAAGCGGATGGACCTTGGTTGTTTGGTGCATTAAGCATCGCGGATGCTATGTATGCACCCGTTGTATCACGCTTTAAAACTTACGGCATTCCCCTGTCAGCAGAAAGCCAAGCGTACGCTGATCATGTACTTAATTCAGAGACAATGCAGACATGGTACGACGCTGCACTTCAAGAAACGTTGATTGTCAAAGAAGACGAAGCAGGTACGGAATTACCCAATAATACCGACCCAGCTACATAA
- a CDS encoding putative quinol monooxygenase encodes MSKKVYCTAQFQPKAGLEDEVFAKLQALEPNAHREDACILYTVTRHISSPFADGDSFPIVFHEIWADMESFEAHCQREEIKAFFAENCDAEHGPIIKWNVTIYSDEPNNFDAPIIQKS; translated from the coding sequence ATGTCTAAAAAAGTATATTGCACAGCTCAATTCCAACCTAAAGCGGGCTTAGAAGATGAAGTGTTCGCCAAACTACAAGCCCTAGAGCCAAACGCTCACCGTGAAGATGCCTGTATTTTGTATACAGTGACGCGCCACATCAGTAGTCCATTCGCTGATGGCGATAGCTTTCCCATCGTATTTCATGAAATCTGGGCTGATATGGAAAGCTTTGAAGCTCATTGTCAGCGCGAAGAGATAAAAGCCTTCTTTGCAGAGAACTGTGATGCAGAACATGGACCCATAATTAAGTGGAATGTCACTATTTACAGCGACGAACCCAATAATTTTGACGCTCCAATCATACAAAAAAGTTAA
- a CDS encoding flavin prenyltransferase UbiX, with protein sequence MSDFKQRVTLAITGASGVQYAIRLLQCLVAAEVQVFVMISQAAKVVTATETTLQLPGGSAEQERFFTQLLSAKPNQIKVFSREQWMAPVASGSGAPSTMVVCPCSTGSLSAIATGASNNLIERAADVALKERRQLILVPREAPYSEIHLENMLKLTRMGAVILPASPGFYHQPKCIEDLVDFVVARILSQIGIEQTLMPRWGESLISSSD encoded by the coding sequence GTGAGCGATTTTAAACAGCGAGTAACGCTAGCAATTACGGGGGCGTCGGGTGTTCAGTATGCGATACGCCTATTGCAATGTTTAGTGGCTGCCGAGGTGCAGGTGTTTGTGATGATTTCGCAAGCCGCTAAAGTGGTTACTGCGACCGAAACTACCTTGCAGCTCCCTGGAGGTAGTGCAGAGCAAGAGCGCTTTTTTACGCAGTTGCTGAGTGCTAAACCAAACCAAATTAAGGTGTTCTCACGAGAACAGTGGATGGCGCCTGTCGCTTCAGGTTCAGGCGCGCCTTCAACTATGGTGGTTTGTCCATGCAGCACGGGTAGCTTATCGGCTATCGCGACAGGGGCAAGTAACAACCTTATTGAACGTGCGGCTGATGTCGCGTTAAAGGAGCGCCGGCAGTTAATCTTGGTCCCCCGCGAGGCCCCTTATTCTGAGATTCATCTAGAGAATATGCTGAAACTTACCCGCATGGGGGCTGTAATATTGCCTGCTAGCCCCGGCTTTTATCATCAACCTAAGTGCATTGAAGATCTGGTCGATTTTGTGGTTGCACGGATCCTGTCGCAAATAGGGATTGAGCAAACCCTGATGCCGCGTTGGGGCGAATCTCTAATCTCATCATCTGATTAA
- the mpl gene encoding UDP-N-acetylmuramate:L-alanyl-gamma-D-glutamyl-meso-diaminopimelate ligase — MHIHILGICGTFMGSLALLARELGYKVTGSDANVYPPMSTQLEAQGIELMEGYQAEHLQPAPDLVVVGNAMSRGNPAVEYVLDQGLHYVSGPQWLCEYVLQDKWVLAIAGTHGKTTTTSMLTWILEYAGMEPGYLIGGVPKNFEVSARLGGSPFFVIEADEYDTAFFDKRSKFVHYRPRTVVLNNLEYDHADIFPDLAAIQRQFHHLIRTIPANGQIILSDAEPALDDVLSMGCWSPVVKASLDPSSKQTDTPWHVELVAEDGSAFNIYLEGELQGCVRWGQTGQHSVSNGLMAIIAARHVGVLPKHAIDALCQFGGVKRRMEKIGEVAGVTVYDDFAHHPTAIETTLAGLRASVGKQPIVAVIEPRSNTMRLGAHRALLAESAAIADQVIWYQPAGMGWSLDDVIEGHPHQQVCESIDSIVQQCTGLPSGTQVVVMSNGGFAGIHQKILNALAN, encoded by the coding sequence GTGCATATTCATATATTGGGAATCTGCGGTACCTTCATGGGGTCATTAGCATTATTAGCGCGTGAATTGGGTTATAAAGTGACCGGTTCCGATGCTAACGTATATCCACCGATGAGTACGCAGTTAGAAGCTCAAGGCATTGAGCTAATGGAAGGCTATCAGGCTGAGCACCTGCAACCGGCTCCTGATTTAGTCGTGGTGGGGAATGCCATGTCTCGTGGTAATCCGGCCGTTGAGTATGTGCTAGATCAAGGCTTGCATTATGTGTCTGGCCCACAGTGGTTATGCGAGTATGTTTTACAAGATAAGTGGGTACTAGCAATCGCGGGGACGCACGGTAAAACCACGACAACCTCTATGCTCACTTGGATACTAGAGTATGCAGGTATGGAGCCAGGTTATCTGATTGGCGGCGTACCCAAAAATTTTGAAGTGTCAGCGCGTCTAGGCGGATCTCCGTTTTTTGTCATCGAGGCAGATGAATACGATACGGCTTTCTTTGATAAGCGATCAAAGTTTGTTCACTATCGTCCGCGGACAGTGGTTTTGAATAACCTTGAGTATGATCACGCTGATATTTTTCCTGATTTGGCGGCCATACAGCGCCAATTTCATCATCTGATACGTACTATTCCTGCCAATGGGCAGATCATTTTATCGGACGCCGAACCTGCGTTGGATGACGTATTGTCCATGGGGTGTTGGTCGCCAGTTGTTAAAGCATCCTTAGACCCATCTTCTAAGCAAACCGATACGCCTTGGCATGTGGAGCTGGTGGCTGAGGACGGCAGTGCATTCAATATTTACCTTGAAGGAGAGCTTCAAGGTTGTGTACGTTGGGGGCAAACAGGCCAACACAGCGTGTCAAACGGGTTAATGGCTATTATTGCCGCACGCCATGTTGGTGTTTTGCCAAAGCATGCTATTGATGCTCTTTGTCAATTTGGTGGCGTGAAACGTCGTATGGAAAAAATTGGTGAAGTGGCGGGCGTGACGGTTTATGACGATTTTGCCCATCACCCAACAGCCATTGAAACTACGCTTGCAGGCTTACGCGCGAGTGTGGGTAAACAGCCGATTGTTGCTGTGATTGAGCCTCGCTCTAATACAATGCGTTTGGGGGCTCATCGCGCACTTTTGGCTGAGTCGGCCGCCATCGCTGATCAGGTAATTTGGTATCAACCTGCAGGTATGGGGTGGTCATTAGATGATGTGATAGAAGGGCATCCCCACCAACAAGTCTGTGAATCCATAGATTCAATTGTTCAGCAGTGCACCGGCCTACCTTCGGGTACTCAAGTAGTGGTTATGAGTAATGGTGGCTTTGCCGGTATTCATCAGAAGATACTGAATGCGCTGGCTAATTAG
- a CDS encoding LysR substrate-binding domain-containing protein, with product MDIEALRAYIAFVDTGSFTRAAKQTFRTQSAISMQMKKLEDESGQSLFRKNGRYLELTDSGRVLVSYARRIIATHDEALGMLVDSGQQPALRIGCPDDYAESVLPEIVALLTELVPTLSIRIVCDCSTQLRLMLDNGDLDLAILTRSPEKEEGYLLKHDTGVWVHGGFEALLKRPVLPLILYEADCKYHSASIDGLEKRGRAFQLFCATPSATVIKNLLRKGLGVSAMARSSLSVGLVELTSDQSDANNLPPLPAVDIVLSVAPKSHPLMGVSQAAELCERFRQRDKTKHQNS from the coding sequence TTGGATATTGAGGCGCTAAGGGCGTATATCGCATTTGTTGATACGGGAAGCTTTACGAGAGCAGCGAAACAGACGTTTCGAACGCAGAGCGCCATTAGTATGCAAATGAAAAAACTAGAAGACGAATCAGGACAAAGTCTGTTTCGTAAGAATGGTCGTTACTTAGAGCTAACGGATTCTGGTCGCGTTTTAGTAAGTTACGCTCGTCGTATTATTGCCACGCATGATGAAGCATTAGGGATGCTAGTGGATAGCGGTCAGCAACCGGCTTTACGTATAGGTTGTCCTGATGATTATGCCGAGTCTGTTTTGCCTGAAATAGTGGCTTTGCTGACCGAATTGGTGCCTACATTATCAATCCGAATAGTGTGTGATTGTAGTACTCAATTACGTTTGATGTTAGATAATGGCGATCTTGACCTGGCTATTCTAACGCGGTCTCCCGAAAAAGAAGAAGGCTACTTGTTGAAGCATGATACCGGTGTTTGGGTGCATGGTGGCTTTGAAGCGTTGTTGAAGCGCCCAGTATTACCGCTCATTTTGTATGAAGCTGATTGTAAGTACCATAGCGCAAGTATTGATGGTTTAGAAAAACGGGGACGGGCTTTTCAGCTATTTTGTGCCACGCCTAGTGCAACAGTTATTAAAAACCTACTGCGTAAAGGATTGGGGGTTAGTGCCATGGCTCGTTCAAGTTTATCTGTTGGCTTAGTAGAGCTGACGTCAGATCAAAGCGATGCTAATAACTTACCGCCATTGCCCGCTGTTGACATCGTTTTATCGGTAGCGCCTAAGTCTCATCCGCTGATGGGCGTCAGCCAAGCCGCTGAACTTTGTGAGCGTTTCCGCCAACGTGATAAAACAAAGCATCAGAATAGTTAG
- a CDS encoding nucleoside recognition domain-containing protein: MTSLQHFFYQLTHEIYKVSTTLFKVLIPAIICVKILEELGLVYYIGLAISPLMQWVGLPESMGLVWATTIFTNIYAGLIILANTPLDTPLTIAQASILGTMMLLAHALPVEAAIARKAGISLWITLLVRVGGGLLLGILLNVLYSSGDYFATPAHSLLHFEVSTNTSLVGWAKDQIVGLFIILAVISVLLFTLKILRILRIEKLIAIALRPFLKVLGISQQATSLTLIGITLGLSFGGGLLINEAQNGKIAARDVFTSIMLLNLLHSLIEDTLLILMIGADFYTIFWGRLIFAVSVIFIMTRLLDLLSEENRQRFFYRSVVKNSPG, translated from the coding sequence ATGACATCCTTACAGCATTTCTTTTACCAACTCACACACGAGATTTATAAGGTATCCACAACACTCTTTAAAGTGCTCATACCCGCCATTATTTGTGTAAAAATCTTAGAAGAGCTAGGGCTAGTATATTATATTGGTCTAGCCATCTCCCCTCTCATGCAATGGGTTGGTTTGCCTGAGAGCATGGGGTTAGTGTGGGCCACTACCATTTTTACCAACATCTATGCGGGCTTAATCATATTAGCCAATACGCCGTTAGACACCCCGTTAACAATTGCACAAGCTTCGATACTAGGCACCATGATGCTGCTAGCCCACGCATTGCCGGTTGAAGCGGCCATTGCACGCAAAGCAGGTATCAGCTTGTGGATAACACTCTTGGTGCGAGTCGGTGGTGGGTTATTGCTAGGTATTTTGTTAAATGTGCTTTACAGCAGTGGGGATTACTTCGCCACACCAGCCCATAGCCTGCTACATTTTGAAGTATCCACCAATACCAGCCTAGTGGGATGGGCAAAAGACCAGATCGTCGGCTTATTTATCATTCTGGCAGTCATTTCCGTGCTTCTATTCACTCTAAAAATTCTACGTATTCTGCGTATCGAAAAACTCATCGCTATTGCGTTACGCCCCTTCTTAAAAGTGCTCGGAATAAGCCAACAAGCGACCAGTCTTACGCTAATAGGCATTACATTAGGCTTATCATTTGGAGGAGGACTACTTATTAATGAAGCACAAAACGGGAAAATAGCGGCCAGAGATGTATTCACGTCAATAATGCTACTGAACTTACTGCATAGTCTTATTGAGGATACCCTACTCATTCTGATGATCGGTGCTGATTTTTATACGATTTTTTGGGGAAGGCTCATTTTCGCAGTTTCTGTCATTTTTATTATGACACGGCTTTTAGACTTGTTGAGCGAGGAAAATCGGCAGCGCTTTTTCTATCGGTCAGTTGTTAAAAACTCTCCCGGATAA
- a CDS encoding antibiotic biosynthesis monooxygenase family protein: MGTSSDKEIRMVAVIFRAKIQFLDEDYQIMAAKMRQLAFDHYGCLDFYAVTEGDQEVAVSYWPSHEHVKAWHADSEHKQAQRLGRNRWYKEYSVEVTEVVRQYRAEPKF; this comes from the coding sequence ATGGGCACTTCATCTGATAAAGAGATCAGAATGGTTGCTGTGATCTTTCGAGCCAAAATACAATTTTTAGACGAAGATTATCAAATAATGGCCGCAAAAATGCGACAACTGGCGTTTGATCACTATGGCTGTTTAGATTTTTATGCCGTGACCGAAGGTGATCAAGAAGTGGCTGTTTCGTATTGGCCATCACATGAACACGTTAAAGCTTGGCATGCCGATAGTGAACATAAACAGGCACAACGGTTAGGGCGTAACCGTTGGTATAAAGAATATTCCGTAGAGGTAACAGAGGTTGTTAGGCAATACCGAGCCGAACCTAAGTTTTAG
- a CDS encoding class 1 fructose-bisphosphatase, whose protein sequence is MQLLSQFLRRQDTDEELMDLITTLTVACKEIALKLRQGALAGVLGTTDNTNVQGESQKKLDIISNEILKTVLLNHTLVAGVASEEESWPVPGNKDGRFLVLFDPLDGSSNIDVNVSVGTIFSILEAPEGEDFSTEQPYLQSGRKQLAAGYVLYGPSALLVLTTGQGVNMFTLSHTGDFLLTHENVQIPEETREFAINMSNHRHWEQPMRDYIGDVLLGADGPREKNFNMRWIASMVAEVHRVLTRGGIFAYPWDARTPKKPGKLRIMYEGNPMSMLVEQAGGLATNCYKNVMDVQPDDIHERVSVALGSSKEVEILLEYHKKGVSKDD, encoded by the coding sequence ATGCAACTGCTTAGCCAGTTTCTACGTCGTCAAGACACTGATGAAGAATTAATGGATCTAATCACCACTTTAACGGTGGCATGCAAGGAAATCGCATTAAAGTTGAGACAAGGGGCGTTGGCCGGCGTATTAGGCACAACGGACAATACCAACGTGCAGGGGGAGAGCCAGAAAAAGTTAGATATTATTTCTAATGAGATTTTGAAAACCGTTCTACTCAACCACACCTTGGTAGCAGGTGTTGCTTCAGAGGAAGAAAGCTGGCCAGTTCCGGGTAACAAAGATGGCCGTTTCTTAGTTCTCTTTGACCCGCTTGACGGCTCGTCCAATATTGATGTGAACGTGTCTGTTGGTACCATCTTCTCTATCCTAGAAGCCCCTGAAGGCGAAGACTTCAGTACCGAGCAGCCTTACCTTCAATCAGGCCGCAAACAATTGGCGGCTGGATATGTTTTATACGGCCCATCAGCTTTGTTAGTACTCACCACGGGCCAAGGTGTGAATATGTTCACCCTGTCACATACAGGCGATTTCTTGCTAACGCATGAAAATGTCCAAATTCCAGAAGAAACACGTGAGTTTGCTATTAACATGTCAAACCACCGTCACTGGGAACAACCTATGCGTGACTACATTGGCGATGTGTTATTGGGTGCTGATGGCCCACGAGAAAAGAACTTTAATATGCGTTGGATCGCATCAATGGTCGCCGAAGTTCACCGTGTTCTGACACGCGGTGGTATCTTTGCGTATCCATGGGACGCACGCACGCCTAAGAAGCCTGGCAAACTTCGTATCATGTACGAAGGTAACCCAATGAGCATGCTGGTAGAGCAAGCAGGCGGTCTAGCCACAAACTGCTACAAAAACGTAATGGATGTCCAACCAGACGACATCCACGAACGTGTCTCTGTTGCACTGGGCTCTTCTAAAGAAGTAGAGATACTTCTTGAGTACCACAAAAAAGGTGTGAGCAAAGACGACTAA